AGCTAAGCGACTTCATCGTTGAACCTGGCGAAGCATTTAAAAATCTAATCTTATCTGCATCAAATAACAATGCATGGTTTACTGTGGCTGAGGTACAAAAAGCTTTACATGCATTGCATCAGATGCTCAATCAACAAGATCTTGAAACCTGGTTTAAAAGCATTAGGGTAAGTGATACGCCAAAAAAAGTCGGTTTAATCCTGGCTGGTAATATACCACTGGTTGGCTTTCACGATGTGATTTCTGTGCTCGCCACTGGAAATATCGCTTTAATTAAACTATCCTCTGCCGATGACAAATTGCTACCTGCCTTACTTACTGAGTTAATTAAGATTGAACCTTTGCTGGCAGACCACATTGTGTATGTTGACCGATTGAAGGATTTTGATGCTGTGATTGCAACGGGAAGTAACAATACATCAAGATATTTTGATTATTATTTTGGTAAAGGACCAAATATTATCAGAAAAAACAGAAATAGTGTTGCTGTAATTACCGGAAATGAGCGTAAGGAAGAGTTAGCGCTTTTAGGACATGATATATTTGATTACTTTGGTTTAGGCTGCAGAAATGTCTCTAAATTGTATATTCCTGAAGATTATGATATCAAAAACTTTTTTGAACCTATAGGGAATTTCAAAGACATCATTAATCATTTTAAATACAACAACAACTACGATTATAACAAATCTATTTATCTGGTAAACCTAAAGCATCATTACGACAATGGCTTTTTATTGTTAACCGAAGACGAAAGTCTTTCCTCACCGCTAGCTGTTTTATATTATGAAACATATACAAATCTTGAACAACTGGAGGAACTGCTCAGAAATAAAGCTGAGGATATTCAATGTATAGTTAGTAATGCTCCATTAAAACTGGATACAGCAATATTGGCTTTTGGGCAAAGCCAGAGGCCAAAGCTGTGGGACTATGCAGATAATGTAAATACAATAGATTTTCTAAACTCACTATAACGTACATGCCTTGTTTCTCATTTTGAAACACTATTTTTGAGCGATGTATGTTATTAAAGTAAAAGGCATTGCCAAGATTCCGGATTATGTGCAGTTAAGGGACGATAAATTTACCCTACTGGCTTATTTTAGAGTCGACAGACCAGATAAATCGCTAGACAAGCTTGGCTTAAGCGATAAGTTACCATACATTATGAATTTTGTAAATGATTTGCCTTTTGGACAAATTGCTAAATTAGATATCTAAACATGACAGAGAGCACAGTTATAAATTTAAAAAATGTAGATGTATTTCAGCAAAAGCATCTGGTTTTGTCGAACGTAAATCTAAATATCGATAAAGGTGAATTCGTTTTTTTAATTGGTCAGACGGGTTCTGGAAAGAGTAGTTTGCTAAAAATCATTTATGGCGATCTTCACATTGGTAATGGTGATGGACAAATAGCTGGTTTTGATTTAAAAAAACTGAGTAATAAGGAGGTGCCCTTTTTACGCAGAAAATTGGGTATTGTATTTCAAGACTTCCAGCTGCTAACAGACAGGACTATTGATAAGAACCTTGAGTTTGTACTTAAAGCTACAGGTTGGACAGACAAGAACCTAATTAGTGAGCGAATTAAAGACGTGCTTGAAAAAGTTGGCCTGCGCTCTAAAATTAAAAAAATGCCTCATGAACTTTCAGGTGGTGAACAACAACGTGTAGTTATTGCACGTGCACTATTAAACAATCCTGAAATTATTCTGGCTGATGAACCAACGGGAAATTTAGATCCTGATACTTCTGAAGAAATTGTAATGCTACTGAAGCAGATTAGTCAGAGTGGAACTGCTGTTTTAATGGCTACACACGATTATCACATCATCAGAACATTCCCATCACGGATTATAAAATGTGAGAGCGGTATAATTCATGAAGACGCGCAGATTGTTTAGTACAATTTCTGACAAAATTTTCTGATTCGGCCATTCTGTTCCAAGTTTCCCGATTAAAACTGACAGCATGACGGATATTTCCTATTGGCAAACCTTTTGAGTTTATAACCAAAAATTCTACTATACTATGTTTAGCAAGAAGAAAAAACACGATAATAAAGAGACAAATATGCAAAATCAAGATGCTGCAGCAGAAAGTCATGCTGAAGAACAATTGATAGAAAATGCTAAAGAAGCGAATACTGAAGCTCCTATTGAACAAGAAGCAGCTGCAGAAACCGCACCTGAACCAACAGCAGAAGAAAAACTGCAACAAGAAAATGCTGCTTTAAATGACAAATATCTGCGTCTGTTTGCAGAGTTTGACAATTATAAACGTCGTACACAAAAAGAACGTGTAGAGCTGTTACAAACAGCAGGTAAAGATGTGATTGTTTCTTTATTGCCTTTGTTGGATGATTTTGACAGGGCGAATAAAGCAATGGAAAATGCTACAGATATCGCTTCGATCCGTGAAGGTGTAAATCTGGTGCATACCAAATTAAAAAGTACATTGGCCCAAAAAGGTCTTAAAGAAATAGAAAGTATCGATACTCCATTTGATACGGATTACCATGAGGCCATTACTAAAATCCCTGCTCCAACTGAAGAAATGAAGGGAAAAGTAATAGACGAATTGGAAAAAGGATATACCTTAAATGACAAAGTTATACGCTTTGCTAAAGTTGTAGTAGGTAGTTAATATTTATGAGCAAGAGAGATTATTATGATGTGCTTGGTGTATCCAGAAACACATCTGCTGACGAGATTAAAAAGGCTTACCGTAAACTAGCCATTAAGTATCACCCGGACAAAAACCCGGATGATAAATCAGCCGAAGATAAATTTAAAGAGGCGGCTGAAGCTTATGAGATTTTAAGTAATCCTGAAAAAAAACAGCGTTATGACCATTATGGCCATGCTGGTGTTGGCGGTGCTTCTGGAGGCGGATATGGTGGTGGCGGAATGAACATGGAAGATATCTTTAGCCAGTTTGGAGATATATTCGGTTCTGGAGGCGGTGGCAGTCCTTTTGAAAGCTTCTTTGGCGGTGGCCAGCAGTCACGCAGTGGCCGACGTGTTGTAAAAGGCACCAATCTGCGCATTAAAGTAAAACTTACGCTCGAAGAAATTGCCAATGGCACTGAGAAAAAGATAAAAGTAAACAAACAGATTGTCTGCAAAACCTGTGATGGTACCGGTGCTAAAGACCGCTCGTCGGTAAGTACTTGTAAAACCTGTGGTGGTAGTGGCGCTGTACGCAGAGTAACCAATACCATTTTGGGACAAATGCAAACGACATCTACCTGCCCTACCTGTAATGGAAGCGGATCTCAGATCACAGCAAAATGTGGTTCATGTCATGGTGAAGGTATTGTGAGAGGCGAAGAAACCATTACTATTAATATCCCTGCAGGGGTAAGTGATGGCATGCAATTGAGCATGAGCG
This is a stretch of genomic DNA from Candidatus Pedobacter colombiensis. It encodes these proteins:
- a CDS encoding acyl-CoA reductase gives rise to the protein MPILNSEKLIIAFKKLSDFIVEPGEAFKNLILSASNNNAWFTVAEVQKALHALHQMLNQQDLETWFKSIRVSDTPKKVGLILAGNIPLVGFHDVISVLATGNIALIKLSSADDKLLPALLTELIKIEPLLADHIVYVDRLKDFDAVIATGSNNTSRYFDYYFGKGPNIIRKNRNSVAVITGNERKEELALLGHDIFDYFGLGCRNVSKLYIPEDYDIKNFFEPIGNFKDIINHFKYNNNYDYNKSIYLVNLKHHYDNGFLLLTEDESLSSPLAVLYYETYTNLEQLEELLRNKAEDIQCIVSNAPLKLDTAILAFGQSQRPKLWDYADNVNTIDFLNSL
- a CDS encoding ATP-binding cassette domain-containing protein, whose translation is MTESTVINLKNVDVFQQKHLVLSNVNLNIDKGEFVFLIGQTGSGKSSLLKIIYGDLHIGNGDGQIAGFDLKKLSNKEVPFLRRKLGIVFQDFQLLTDRTIDKNLEFVLKATGWTDKNLISERIKDVLEKVGLRSKIKKMPHELSGGEQQRVVIARALLNNPEIILADEPTGNLDPDTSEEIVMLLKQISQSGTAVLMATHDYHIIRTFPSRIIKCESGIIHEDAQIV
- the dnaJ gene encoding molecular chaperone DnaJ codes for the protein MSKRDYYDVLGVSRNTSADEIKKAYRKLAIKYHPDKNPDDKSAEDKFKEAAEAYEILSNPEKKQRYDHYGHAGVGGASGGGYGGGGMNMEDIFSQFGDIFGSGGGGSPFESFFGGGQQSRSGRRVVKGTNLRIKVKLTLEEIANGTEKKIKVNKQIVCKTCDGTGAKDRSSVSTCKTCGGSGAVRRVTNTILGQMQTTSTCPTCNGSGSQITAKCGSCHGEGIVRGEETITINIPAGVSDGMQLSMSGKGNAAPSGGIPGDLIILIEEIPHESLKREGNNVVYDLHVSIVDAALGYSAEVPTIDGKAKIKIEPGTQSGKLLRLKGKGIPEINSYHRGDEIIHVNIWTPKILSSEERSILERLRDSPNFKPQPGKNDKSFFEKMKEYFE
- a CDS encoding fructose-6-phosphate aldolase encodes the protein MYVIKVKGIAKIPDYVQLRDDKFTLLAYFRVDRPDKSLDKLGLSDKLPYIMNFVNDLPFGQIAKLDI
- a CDS encoding nucleotide exchange factor GrpE; translated protein: MFSKKKKHDNKETNMQNQDAAAESHAEEQLIENAKEANTEAPIEQEAAAETAPEPTAEEKLQQENAALNDKYLRLFAEFDNYKRRTQKERVELLQTAGKDVIVSLLPLLDDFDRANKAMENATDIASIREGVNLVHTKLKSTLAQKGLKEIESIDTPFDTDYHEAITKIPAPTEEMKGKVIDELEKGYTLNDKVIRFAKVVVGS